A stretch of the Nothobranchius furzeri strain GRZ-AD chromosome 5, NfurGRZ-RIMD1, whole genome shotgun sequence genome encodes the following:
- the thoc6 gene encoding THO complex subunit 6 homolog → MGPVELLHMSVFSQSFSPCGRFLAAGNNYGEIALFSLAAALSPEATTASQKPVLTFTAHEGAVFSLLSTDCVLLSAGNGEISAWSWTELIKKNVKCLWTKRPNYRSSLEIPEINSMVINTQDNSLVIGAGDNNVHILDLEHGDFKTALQGHTDYVHCVCVRERESELLSGSEDGSVRMWDTRTGQCVHCIEVYKYESCVRPQYGKWISCVTTDSDWMVCGGGPSMSLWHLRSLSPTSVFPLSGCQRQAAFHQDMILAVGQGAFVSHCLLGGDVKAQIPCTPSSLNTLQLNNSSEHRVLTVGGSSSHIDVFTNLSYRTFSLSF, encoded by the exons ATGGGACCCGTAGAG CTCCTCCACATGTCGGTTTTCTCCCAGAGCTTTTCTCCCTGCGGACGCTTCCTGGCGGCCGGAAACAACTACGGAGAGATTGCCTTGTTCAG CTTGGCTGCAGCTCTAAGTCCAGAAGCCACCACCGCTAGCCAGAAGCCTGTTCTGACGTTTACAG CTCATGAAGGTGCAGTTTTCAGTCTTCTGTCCACAGACTGTGTCCTGCTGAGTGCTGGAAATGGAGAGATCAGTGCCTGGAGCTGGACTGAACTCATCAAGAAG AATGTGAAATGTCTTTGGACGAAGAGGCCCAACTATAG ATCAAGTCTGGAGATCCCAGAGATTAACTCCATGGTCATCAACACCCAA GACAACAGTCTGGTGATTGGAGCTGGAGACAACAACGTCCACATCCTGGACCTGGAACATGGAGACTTTAAG ACAGCCCTTCAGGGTCACACAGACTatgtgcactgtgtgtgtgtgcgtgagcggGAGTCCGAGCTTCTGTCCGGCAGCGAGGATGGATCTGTGAGGATGTGGG ACACCAGGACGGGCCAGTGCGTTCACTGCATTGAAGTCTACAAGTACGAG agctGCGTACGGCCTCAGTACGGTAAATGGATCAGCTGTGTGACCACAGACTCTGACTGGATG gtgtgtggaggaggtccgtCAATGTCTCTGTGGCACCTCCGCTCTCTGTCCCCAACATCCGTGTTTCCCCTGAGCGGCTGCCAGCGCCAGGCAGCTTTCCACCAGGACATG ATCCTGGCAGTGGGGCAGGGTGCATTTGTGTCTCATTGTCTTCTGGGTGGAGATGTCAAAGCTCAGATCCCATGCACACCCTCAAGTCTCAACACTCTGCAGCTGAACAACAGCTCAGAGCACCGG GTGCTGACGGTGGGAGGTAGCAGCAGCCACATTGACGTGTTCACCAACCTGTCCTACAGAACCTTCTCACTCAGCTTCTGA